The following proteins are encoded in a genomic region of Catharus ustulatus isolate bCatUst1 chromosome 4, bCatUst1.pri.v2, whole genome shotgun sequence:
- the KDM7A gene encoding lysine-specific demethylase 7A isoform X1, producing MAGATAAAATPVYCVCREPYDVSRFMIECDICKDWFHGSCVGVEEHHAVDIDLYHCPNCAILHGPSLMKKRRNWHRHDYTEPDDGSKPVQAGTRTFVKQLRARSFPSADEVILKMHGSQLTQRYLEKHGFDVPIMVPKLDGLGLRLPPPTFSVLDVERYVGGDKVIDVIDVARQADSKMKLHNYIKYFTNPDRPKVLNVISLEFSDTKMSELVEVPDIARKLSWVENYWPDDSVFPKPFVQKYCLMGVQDSYTDFHIDFGGTSVWYHVLWGEKIFYLIKPTDENLALYESWSSSVTQSEVYFGDKVDKCYKCVVKQGHTLFVPTGWIHAVLTSQDCMAFGGNFLHNLNIGMQLRCYEMEKRLKTPDLFKFPFFEAICWFVAKNLLETLKELREDGFQPPGYLVQGVKALLTALKLWMKKELVTEHAFEIPDNIRPGHLIKELSKVIRSVEEENSKLVKTQGILGVSPTSRSSHETASPHHSRRRVRKLRDHATKTPSNLDILELHTREVLKRLEMSPWEEDITSSKLNGRFNKPFQPSSTVPEWRTKDNDLRLLLSNGRIIRDERRPFTDRSLYTADSEDEDDRTRSKKTAVKVEEQPSGFEGEGNADAQKPLNMFFESVKSELRNGSSEYSDISDSEESEPDCTTQQKDSSTEESESSGDEEKQEVTSNFKEESKVTRDLCQNTQKPSRNETPSKKECPTSTSTEEEAIQGMLSMAGLHYTACLPGHTQSTDCTNKRTSLQEHRSYPRSRHKDRQPSQSHRSIECGRSVKEEEGDLGTSAWTRHLNEASRIAPQDANKTQKYIKKEGASEASLKVQENRSIVHSNNLSFQHGKYPRDSSLVQAECQLSDGSLSPDRPYGETSLSVPLHPIKRPASNPPPISNQATKGKRPKKGMATAKQRLGKILKLNRNGHARFFV from the exons TGAAGAAGAGGAGAAACTGGCACAGACATGACTACACAGAGCCAGATGATGGCTCCAAACCAGTGCAGGCTGGAACACGGACCTTTGTTAAACAGCTGCGGGCTCGCTCTTTCCCAAG TGCTGATGAggtaattttgaaaatgcatgGAAGCCAGTTAACACAAAGATACCTGGAGAAACATGGCTTTGATGTTCCCATTATGGTTCCTAAATTAGATGGTCTGGGACTCAGACTTCCTCCACCAACTTTCTCCGTTTTAGATGTGGAACGCTATGTAG GTGGTGACAAAGTGATAGATGTCATAGATGTAGCAAGACAAGCAGACAGTAAAATGAAGCTCCATAATTACATTAAGTACTTCACAAATCCTGACCGACCCAAAGTATTGAATGTGATCAGCCTGGAATTCTCGGACACAAA gatgtCTGAATTAGTGGAAGTACCAGACATTGCCAGAAAGCTTTCGTGGGTGGAAAATTATTGGCCAGATGATTCTGTCTTCCCTAAGCCCTTTGTTCAGAAGTATTGCTTGATGGGTGTCCAGGACAGCTACACCGATTTTCATATTGATTTTGGAGGAACATCAGTTTGGTACCACGTTCTCTGG GGTGAGAAGATATTTTATTTGATCAAGCCCACTGATGAAAATTTGGCTCTCTACGAGTCTTGGAGTTCATCCGTCACCCAGAGTGAAGTGTATTTTGGGGACAAGGTTGACAAGTGTTACAAGTGTGTTGTGAAGCAAGGACACACTTTATTTGTTCCAACAG GCTGGATTCACGCTGTGCTCACATCTCAGGATTGTATGGCTTTTGGAGGAAACTTTTTGCACAACCTCAACATTGGCATGCAGCTCAG GTGTTACGAAATGGAGAAGAGACTAAAAACCCCGGATCTTTTCAAATTTCCCTTCTTTGAAGCCATCTGTTGGTTTGTGGCCAAAAACTTACTGGAAACATTAAAAG AACTGAGGGAAGATGGTTTCCAGCCTCCAGGCTATTTAGTGCAAGGAGTGAAGGCTTTACTTACTGCTTTAAAATTATGGATGAAAAAAGAA CTTGTAACAGAACATGCCTTTGAAATTCCAGACAACATCAGGCCTGGGCATCTCATCAAAGAGCTCTCTAAAGTGATTCGTTCTGTAGAG gaggaaaacagcaaattAGTTAAAACTCAGGGAATTCTTGGTGTGTCTCCAACTTCACGATCTTCACATGAAACAGCTTCCCCTCACCACTCCAGACGAAGGGTGAGGAAGCTGAGAGACCATGCTACCAAAACTCCTTCTAACCTGGACATCCTGGAACTCCACACTAGGGAGGTGCTGAAAAGGCTGGAGATGTCACCATGGGAAGAG GATATCACAAGCTCAAAACTGAACGGGAGGTTTAACAAACCCTTTCAGCCCTCTTCTACAGTACCTGAGTGGAGAACAAAAGACAATGATCTTCGCCTTTTGCTGTCAAATGGAAGAATAATTAG AGATGAGAGACGTCCATTTACAGATCGAAGTCTTTACACAGCAGACAGTGAAGATGAAGATGACAGGACAAGGTCGAAAAAAACAGCTGTTAAGGTAGAAGAGCAGCCCTCAGGATTTGAAGGAGAAGGGAATGCAGATGCCCAGAAACCACTGAACA TGTTCTTTGAAAGTGTGAAATCAGAACTCAGGAATGGATCCTCAGAGTACTCTGATATTTCTGATTCAGAAGAATCTGAGCCTGATTGCACTACACAG CAGAAGGATTCCTCCACAGAGGAGTCAGAAAGCTCAGGTGATGAAGAGAAGCAGGAAGTAACATCAAATTTCAAAGAGGAATCTAAGGTCACAAGAGACCTTTGTCAAAATACCCAGAAGCCATCCAGAAATGAAACTCCCAGTAAAAA GGAATGTCCTACCTCGACAAGTACAGAAGAAGAAGCTATTCAGGGCATGCTTTCTATGGCAGGATTGCACTATACTGCATGTTTACCAGGTCATACTCAAAGCACAGACTGCACAAATAAAAGAACCTCTCTTCAGGAACACAGAAGCTACCCCAGGAGTCGGCATAAAGACAGACAGCCATCTCAGAGCCACAGAAGCATAGAATGTG GTAGGTCtgtgaaggaggaggaaggagactTGGGAACTTCAGCGTGGACTAGACACCTGAATGAAGCTTCAAGGATTGCCCCTCAG GATGcaaataaaactcaaaaataCATCAAGAAGGAGGGTGCATCAGAAGCCAGTCTTAAGGttcaggaaaacagaagcaTAGTCCATAGCAACAACTTGAGTTTTCAGCATGGCAAATACCCACGAGACTCCAGCCTGGTGCAAGCAGAATGTCAGCTGAGTGATGGCAGCCTTAGCCCTGACAGGCCCTATGGTGAAACGTCCTTGTCTGTACCACTGCACCCAATAAAGAGGCCAGCATCAAACCCACCCCCCATCAGCAACCAGGCAACAAAAG GCAAACGTCCAAAGAAAGGAATGGCAACTGCAAAACAGCGCCTTGGGAAGATCCTGAAGCTGAACCGGAATGGCCATGCACGCTTCTTTGTTTAA
- the KDM7A gene encoding lysine-specific demethylase 7A isoform X2, giving the protein MAGATAAAATPVYCVCREPYDVSRFMIECDICKDWFHGSCVGVEEHHAVDIDLYHCPNCAILHGPSLMKKRRNWHRHDYTEPDDGSKPVQAGTRTFVKQLRARSFPSADEVILKMHGSQLTQRYLEKHGFDVPIMVPKLDGLGLRLPPPTFSVLDVERYVGGDKVIDVIDVARQADSKMKLHNYIKYFTNPDRPKVLNVISLEFSDTKMSELVEVPDIARKLSWVENYWPDDSVFPKPFVQKYCLMGVQDSYTDFHIDFGGTSVWYHVLWGEKIFYLIKPTDENLALYESWSSSVTQSEVYFGDKVDKCYKCVVKQGHTLFVPTGWIHAVLTSQDCMAFGGNFLHNLNIGMQLRCYEMEKRLKTPDLFKFPFFEAICWFVAKNLLETLKELREDGFQPPGYLVQGVKALLTALKLWMKKELVTEHAFEIPDNIRPGHLIKELSKVIRSVEEENSKLVKTQGILGVSPTSRSSHETASPHHSRRRVRKLRDHATKTPSNLDILELHTREVLKRLEMSPWEEDITSSKLNGRFNKPFQPSSTVPEWRTKDNDLRLLLSNGRIIRDERRPFTDRSLYTADSEDEDDRTRSKKTAVKVEEQPSGFEGEGNADAQKPLNMFFESVKSELRNGSSEYSDISDSEESEPDCTTQKDSSTEESESSGDEEKQEVTSNFKEESKVTRDLCQNTQKPSRNETPSKKECPTSTSTEEEAIQGMLSMAGLHYTACLPGHTQSTDCTNKRTSLQEHRSYPRSRHKDRQPSQSHRSIECGRSVKEEEGDLGTSAWTRHLNEASRIAPQDANKTQKYIKKEGASEASLKVQENRSIVHSNNLSFQHGKYPRDSSLVQAECQLSDGSLSPDRPYGETSLSVPLHPIKRPASNPPPISNQATKGKRPKKGMATAKQRLGKILKLNRNGHARFFV; this is encoded by the exons TGAAGAAGAGGAGAAACTGGCACAGACATGACTACACAGAGCCAGATGATGGCTCCAAACCAGTGCAGGCTGGAACACGGACCTTTGTTAAACAGCTGCGGGCTCGCTCTTTCCCAAG TGCTGATGAggtaattttgaaaatgcatgGAAGCCAGTTAACACAAAGATACCTGGAGAAACATGGCTTTGATGTTCCCATTATGGTTCCTAAATTAGATGGTCTGGGACTCAGACTTCCTCCACCAACTTTCTCCGTTTTAGATGTGGAACGCTATGTAG GTGGTGACAAAGTGATAGATGTCATAGATGTAGCAAGACAAGCAGACAGTAAAATGAAGCTCCATAATTACATTAAGTACTTCACAAATCCTGACCGACCCAAAGTATTGAATGTGATCAGCCTGGAATTCTCGGACACAAA gatgtCTGAATTAGTGGAAGTACCAGACATTGCCAGAAAGCTTTCGTGGGTGGAAAATTATTGGCCAGATGATTCTGTCTTCCCTAAGCCCTTTGTTCAGAAGTATTGCTTGATGGGTGTCCAGGACAGCTACACCGATTTTCATATTGATTTTGGAGGAACATCAGTTTGGTACCACGTTCTCTGG GGTGAGAAGATATTTTATTTGATCAAGCCCACTGATGAAAATTTGGCTCTCTACGAGTCTTGGAGTTCATCCGTCACCCAGAGTGAAGTGTATTTTGGGGACAAGGTTGACAAGTGTTACAAGTGTGTTGTGAAGCAAGGACACACTTTATTTGTTCCAACAG GCTGGATTCACGCTGTGCTCACATCTCAGGATTGTATGGCTTTTGGAGGAAACTTTTTGCACAACCTCAACATTGGCATGCAGCTCAG GTGTTACGAAATGGAGAAGAGACTAAAAACCCCGGATCTTTTCAAATTTCCCTTCTTTGAAGCCATCTGTTGGTTTGTGGCCAAAAACTTACTGGAAACATTAAAAG AACTGAGGGAAGATGGTTTCCAGCCTCCAGGCTATTTAGTGCAAGGAGTGAAGGCTTTACTTACTGCTTTAAAATTATGGATGAAAAAAGAA CTTGTAACAGAACATGCCTTTGAAATTCCAGACAACATCAGGCCTGGGCATCTCATCAAAGAGCTCTCTAAAGTGATTCGTTCTGTAGAG gaggaaaacagcaaattAGTTAAAACTCAGGGAATTCTTGGTGTGTCTCCAACTTCACGATCTTCACATGAAACAGCTTCCCCTCACCACTCCAGACGAAGGGTGAGGAAGCTGAGAGACCATGCTACCAAAACTCCTTCTAACCTGGACATCCTGGAACTCCACACTAGGGAGGTGCTGAAAAGGCTGGAGATGTCACCATGGGAAGAG GATATCACAAGCTCAAAACTGAACGGGAGGTTTAACAAACCCTTTCAGCCCTCTTCTACAGTACCTGAGTGGAGAACAAAAGACAATGATCTTCGCCTTTTGCTGTCAAATGGAAGAATAATTAG AGATGAGAGACGTCCATTTACAGATCGAAGTCTTTACACAGCAGACAGTGAAGATGAAGATGACAGGACAAGGTCGAAAAAAACAGCTGTTAAGGTAGAAGAGCAGCCCTCAGGATTTGAAGGAGAAGGGAATGCAGATGCCCAGAAACCACTGAACA TGTTCTTTGAAAGTGTGAAATCAGAACTCAGGAATGGATCCTCAGAGTACTCTGATATTTCTGATTCAGAAGAATCTGAGCCTGATTGCACTACACAG AAGGATTCCTCCACAGAGGAGTCAGAAAGCTCAGGTGATGAAGAGAAGCAGGAAGTAACATCAAATTTCAAAGAGGAATCTAAGGTCACAAGAGACCTTTGTCAAAATACCCAGAAGCCATCCAGAAATGAAACTCCCAGTAAAAA GGAATGTCCTACCTCGACAAGTACAGAAGAAGAAGCTATTCAGGGCATGCTTTCTATGGCAGGATTGCACTATACTGCATGTTTACCAGGTCATACTCAAAGCACAGACTGCACAAATAAAAGAACCTCTCTTCAGGAACACAGAAGCTACCCCAGGAGTCGGCATAAAGACAGACAGCCATCTCAGAGCCACAGAAGCATAGAATGTG GTAGGTCtgtgaaggaggaggaaggagactTGGGAACTTCAGCGTGGACTAGACACCTGAATGAAGCTTCAAGGATTGCCCCTCAG GATGcaaataaaactcaaaaataCATCAAGAAGGAGGGTGCATCAGAAGCCAGTCTTAAGGttcaggaaaacagaagcaTAGTCCATAGCAACAACTTGAGTTTTCAGCATGGCAAATACCCACGAGACTCCAGCCTGGTGCAAGCAGAATGTCAGCTGAGTGATGGCAGCCTTAGCCCTGACAGGCCCTATGGTGAAACGTCCTTGTCTGTACCACTGCACCCAATAAAGAGGCCAGCATCAAACCCACCCCCCATCAGCAACCAGGCAACAAAAG GCAAACGTCCAAAGAAAGGAATGGCAACTGCAAAACAGCGCCTTGGGAAGATCCTGAAGCTGAACCGGAATGGCCATGCACGCTTCTTTGTTTAA